CTTTTTAGCCAGCTTACCAAAATACTTTGACAGCGTCTTCGTCGGGTTGGTCGTCATTGCAGTGGTCACTGTATTACTCATCCTGTTCTTACAAACTAATCTCGGTCAGGCCTTCATCGTCACCGGTGATAACCGGATGATGGCGCGTTCAATTGGCATTAATACCGACAACATGACGATAATGGGACTAATGGTCTCTAACGGCATGATTGGGATGGGCGGTGCTTTAATCGCACAAAACAATGGCTATGCTGACGTCAACATGGGGATTGGGATTATCGTGATTGCTCTAGCCTCCATCATTATTGGGGAAGTTGTCTTCGGTGACTTAACCTTAAATCAACGTTTAATTGCCGTCACACTTGGCAGTATCTTATATCGGTTCGTCTTATTAATCGTGTTACAACTCGGTTTCAGTACCAACGATTTGAACTTGCTATCCGCCATCATCTTGGCCGTTTGCCTGATGTTGCCACAGGCTAGCAAAAAGCTCCATCTCAATCATTTATTAAAGAAAGGGGTCGCTAAATATGACGAAAACTAAGACACCATTGCTGGCATTAAAAGATATCGTGACTAGGGTGAACGTGGGCACTCCCAATGAAGTGATGATTCTCCGGCATTTAAACTTAGACATTTATAATGGCGACTTCGTAACCGTCCTCGGGTCCAATGGGGCCGGCAAATCCACCCTTTTCAATACGATTAGTGGTGAATTACCAGTTAACAGTGGGTCAATCTATTTAAATGAACACGATATTACGTCCCTCTCCGTTGAAAAACGAACCGCCTTTTTAGCGCGTGTCTTCCAAGATCCTAAAATGGGCACGGCCCCGCGGATGACGGTGGCTGAAAACTTGCTGTTGGCGAGTCAACGTGGGCAACATCGGACGTTGCGCTTAAGACGCTTAAAGCAACAACTCCCGCATTTCAAGGACTTAACGGCGACCATGAATAATGGCTTATCGGATCGCTTGAATACGGCGACCGAAAATTTATCCGGTGGACAACGGCAAGCGTTAAGCTTCTTAATGGCAACTGCCCAACGCCCCGACTTACTCTTATTAGATGAACATACCGCCGCCTTAGACCCTAAAACGAGTGCCGAATTGATGCGGCAAACCAATGAACGGGTCACGCAAGAAAAGCTGACTTGTTTAATGATTACCCATCATTTAGATGACGCCCTCAAATATGGAAATCGCTTAATTGTCCTTGACCAAGGAAAAATCAAATTTGATGTCCAGGGCGCCGAAAAAGCCCAGCTCACCAAAGAAAAACTGTTAACCTTCTTTGACACCATCGACTAACAGGTTCAACTGAAAAGCTGTTTTCAGATTTGGTAGTGACCTACCAAACTTTGAAAACAGCTTTTTTAGTCGCCTTTGCTCCCATTAAGTAAAGCCAGTATAAAAATAGTAATTGGTTTCGCTTTCAATTGTGCACAATTAATGTTACGGTGAATTAGAACAATTATAAACTAAATATTTGGAGGTTTTATCATGAAAGTTATCGTAGTTGGTTCTTCCCATGGTGGTTATGAAACGGTCCGCGGCATTTTAGCTGAACAGCCTGATACCGAAATTCAATGGTACGAAAAAGGCGACTTCCTCTCATTCCTATCTTGTGGGATGCAGTTATACCTTGAAGGTACCGTCAAAGACGTTAACAGCGTGCGCTATGCAACGCCTAAAGACATGACGGCCCAAGGCGTGCATGTCTTTGTGGAACAAGAGATTACCAAAGTTGACCCAGTAGCGCATACCGTCCACGTGGTCAACCACGTAACTGGTGCTGAACGTGATGAAACTTATGACAAATTAGTCCTCAGTGTCGGGGCCGTCCCTTTTGAATTACCGGTTCCCGGTCACGATTTAAAGAACATCTATGCGATGCGCGGTCGAGATTGGGCCATCAAGTTAAAGGCTAAGACCGTCGATCCAGATATTAAAAACGTGGTAATCATTGGCTCCGGTTATATCGGTATCGAAGCCGCTGAAGTATTTGCAAAAGCTGGGAAACACGTTACTGTCATTGACTTATTACCACGCCTATTGAGTTTATATCTCGATACTGAATTTACTGAAGTGTTAACCACTGAAATGGCTGAACACGGGATTCAAGCCGCAACTGGTCAAAGCGTCAAGTCCTTTGCGGGTGCGGCCGGTAAAGTGACCAAGGTCGTCACCGATCAGGGCGAGTATCCGGCTGACCTAGTTGTCTCAGCCGCTGGGATTCGAGCCAACACAGCGTGGTTAAAAGATACCATCGACCTAGATGCCCATGGCCTCATTACGATTAACGATTATTTACAAACCAGTGACCCTGATATTTTTGCCGTCGGCGATGCGACCTTAGTGCCATTCGCCCCAACTGGTCAGGCTAATCGGATTGCTTTGGCAACCAATGCTCGGCGGCAAGGGCGCTTTGCCGCTAAGAATCTGTTGGGCACTAAAATTGCCATGCCCGCTGTTTCAGGTTCATCCGCCCTGTCTGTCTTTGATTACCATTTTGCTTCGACGGGTATCAAAGCTGGGACAGCTAAAAACTTTGACTTGCAGACCAAGTCAGTCCTGATCACAGATACGGCGCAACCAAAGTTCGTCCCAACCGCAGCTGGCAATGCTAAGGTGTGGTTCAAATTAACATTTGATGCCGCCACCGGTCGTATTTTAGGCGCCCAAATCATGTCCAAAGCCAATGTAACTGCTAATATCAATACGATTGCACTCGCCATTCAGGCTAAGCTCACTGTTTATGATTTAGCTTATACTGATTTCTTCTTCCAGCCAGGTTTCGACCGACCTTGGAATATCATGAATGTGGCCGCCCAAGCAGCGGTTAAAGCGTTGCAATAGACTTCACTTCATCAAAGCTAAACACACAAAAAGCGGTTGCTACAGGAATTTACAACTTCCTATAGCAACCACTTTTTTGTGTTTGCATACCCCACTATGCATAAGGCTTGATTAACCTTTTAACGATAACTGTTAATCAGCCCTTGGGTCCCTTGGGAACCTAGCCCTTTAACGTCAACCATGACTTCATATAACCGTTTTGCCTGCGCAGTTGCAACTAAGTCCAAGCCCATGGCATCCGCTTCGGTTAACGCAATCCGCAAATCTTTTAAGAAATGCCGAGCAAAAAATCCGGGTGTATAATCAGCTTTCAAAATTCTTGGCACATAGTTTTCCATACTCCAGTTATCAGCGCCCCCACTAGATAAGGTAGCCAACACTTTTTCTGGATCTAATCCGGCCGCTTCCGTATAAAGTAGCATCTCCGTCAAGCCCGTCATGGTACCAGCAATCATGATTTGATTCGCCATTTTAGCATGCTGCCCCGTACCAGCCGCACCAAAGTAATTAACTTTATGCCCTAATATCTGAAACAGCGGTAGCATAGCAGTATAAGTCGCCTCATCGCCACCAACCATCACCGTTAAAGTAGCCTTTTGGGCACCAATGTCACCACCTGAAACCGGGGCATCCAAGGCTTGAATGCCATGCTTTTGCGCATAAGCTGCAATTTTTACCGCTAACTTCGGCTGACTAGTCGTCATATCAATGACCGTTTTACCAGCAGCTAGCTGACTAAAAATACCTTGCTCACCGAAATAAACTTGTTCAACATCTTTCGGAAAACCAACCATTGTAAAGACGACATCACTGGCAGCTGCGACGGCAGCCGGCGTCTCTGCCCAAGTGGCCCCTTGTGCCACCAAAGCATCCGTCTTACTTTTAGTACGATTATACACCGTCAATGTATGCCCAGCTGCCATCAAATTCTTGACGATAGCTGCGCCCATCACACCCGTTCCAATCCATCCAAGTTGCATTATTTTAATCCCCTTTCTTAATCTGCTTTTTGATGCCGTTGCCGAATAAAATGAATCACCATCGTCATGACAAAGGCAGCTAAGACAATGATTCCAAATGCGGCGGCAGGAATATCCCAACCAATCGCTGGAATCGAAACAAACAGCTTAAACGCAATAATGACAATCAGCCCATACGCCATTGGTTCTAGTTCTGGAATCTTACGCATTAATCGCATAATAATCTCAGCAATGCCCCGCATGCACGCAATCCCAATCATGCCACCAATCAACACGATTACTGGATTATCAGAAATTGCTAACGAAGCCAACACTGAATCAATTGAAAAAATAATATCCATCATTTCAATCTGAATCACAACTGACCAAAACTGACTGAGACCAAAAAAACGACGACCACGCGGGGCCCGTTCAGGTTTACTTTGGTGCTGGGTGAAGAAACGGTAGACCAAATAAATTAAATACGCCGCCCCGAGCACCTTGATTTCCCAAAAGCTAATTAAATACGTGCCAATACCAATAATTAAAAAGCGGAAGATATAGGCGCCCCACAAGCCATAAAACAATGACTTTTCACGTTCCTGCAAATTATCCAGGCGTTGCGTTTGGGCTGCCAGCACCACGGCATTATCAACCGACAATAAACATTCAATAATTGCCAATGATAAAATCACTAACCAATCATTGGGTGAAGTGATCACCTGGCTCCAATTAGCACCGCTAAAAAACGGGCCGTATAACTGTTCAACAAAGTGTAGCACGTCGTGACCTCTTTTCAAATATAGTAACGCACCAATCTAGTATACCGGTTATTATTAACATCATAATACAGATAGTTAATTTTATAAATAATCTAATTTAAATAGCTGCGCCAAATTGCGAAGATTGCAATTTAGCGCAGCTATTTAAATTAACGCTTTTATTTGTCGGCATAGCGCGCAATCAACTGACGTAACTTTTGTCCATCGGCCGCCGTACCAAAAGTCATTCGTAACCAATTTGGCTGTAAACCGGTGCGGAGGCTGTAGCCTTGGTGCAACAAGTAAGCTGCTAGTTGGGCAGCTTGCGGATACTCGAAGAAAATAAAGTTGGCAGCACTCTGATCATAATGAATCTGTTGTTGGTCAAAAAATTGTTGCCATAATTGCCGTTCAGCGGCATTCTTAGCGACCGTCGCTTGCAAGAAGCTCTGATCTTTTGCCGCAGCTATGGCCGCCACTTGCGTTAGGGTATTTAAATTATATGGTAACCGCACTGCCTGCATGGTTGGCGCTAATTGCGTTGAAAAGACAGCATAGCCCACCCGAAAATTCGCTAAGCCATACGCTTTTGAGAAAGTGCGCATCACAACCACATTCGGCCATTTTTCTGGCAAATGTAACGCCGTAATGGCAGCCGCATCCGTGGCAAAATCCAAATAGGCTTCATCAATCAGGACCATGGTGGTCGATGGCACTTGTTGCACAAAAGCCTCAATCGCCGCTAAGCTCTCAACCGTCCCCGTCGGATTATTGGGATTACATAGCCAAACTGACTTTACTTGTGGCGTCACAGCGGCAACTAAGGCGTCAAAATCAACCTGTCCCGTGGCCAAGGTGGGCACGCTGACCAAACTAGCGCCTTCGATTTCAGCATGTAACGCATATTCTGAAAAAGTCGGTGCCGAAACTAAGACCTGGTCACCTGGTGCTAAAAAGGTTCGTGAGACCATCGCAATCATTTCATCAAGTCCCACACTAAAGACCAGTTGGGCCGGATCGACCGCTAATTGACTTGCTAAAACCTGTCTTAAAGCAGTCGCATTCCCATCAGGATAACGGTTGCTCATCGTCCAATCCCAATTTTTAATCGCCGTTGCAACTTGCGGGGAAGTCCCATACGGATTCTCATTAGCGGATAGCCGGACCAATCGTGATAGCCCCAGCTCAGCTTGTAAAGTTGCTAATGGCTTTTCTGGGATATACGGTTGGAGTTTTCGAACACTTTCCTTCATATAATAACCCCCTCCTAACGATTCTTGATTTCAGGCCGATCTTTAAAGTCGCTCATTTCGCCTTCACGTTTGGCGAGTTCAACTTTGATTTGGTCAAAGCTCACGCCCCGTTGCACGAGTAACACTAACACGTGATAAAACAAATCAGCGGTTTCATAAACTAAGGCATCATCATCAGGATTCTTCGCGGCAACCACAACTTCAGTTGCTTCTTCGCCCACTTTTTTCAAGATTTTATCCAATCCTTCGGTAAACAGATAGTCGGTATATGACCCTTTTTTAGGTGTTTTTTGGCGATTAGCGATTAATTGATATAAAGCTTCCATATCTTGCATCATTATTATCCTCTCTTATCTTGAATCGTTTGAAAAAAGCAACTGGTATGCCCGGTGTGACAAGCTGGACCAGCAGGATTAACGGCAATGAGTAACGTATCATTGTCACAATCCAACTTGATGCTGACGACGGTTTGGCGATTGCCACTCGTGGCTCCCTTATGCCACAACGCTTGCCGCGACCGGGACCAGAACCACGTTTCGCCCGAAGTAAGCGTCTGCTGGTAACTTTCAGCGTTCATCCAAGCCACCATCAAGACCGCCTTAGTCCGCGCATCCGTTATGACGGTTGTGACAAGCCCTTGGCCTTTTTCAAAATCTGGTTTTGCTGTCATCGGACCACCACGCCTTTCGTTTTTAACACTTGTTTCACTTGACCAATTGTCAATTCACCATAGTGAAAGACTGATGCTGCTAAAGCCCCATCGACTGATGCCTGTTGAAAAACTGTCACAAAATCAGCCAATTGACCTGCACCGCCTGAAGCAATGATGGGAACGGCAACGGCGCCGCCTAATTGCTGATACAACCGCAGATCAAAGCCAGCCTTAGTGCCATCACAATCCATGCTGGTAACGAGTAATTCGCCAGCACCTAAGGCAACCGCTTGCTTAGCCCACGCTACTGCTGACAATGCCGTTTTCTGTTGCCCACCATGAGTATAGACACGATAATCCTGTGCTTGATCGTCCCAAGCTACATCAATTGCTACGACAATACACTGATTACCAAATTTTTTGGCCCCGGCGGCAATAAGTTGTGGGTCAGCCACGGCCGCCGAATTAATGGCAATCTTATCCGCCCCCGCGCGTAACAATCGCTGCATATCGGTGACACTGCCAATGCCCCCACCGATTGTTAACGGCATAAAGACTTGGGCTGAAACCTGTTCAACTAAATCAACCATCGTTTTACGGTGTTCATTCGTTGCGGAAATATCTAAAAAGACCAATTCATCGGCCCCTTGTTGTTGATAGGCTGCTGCAATCGCTACTGGATCGCCCACATCCGTTAGATTAACAAAATTAACCCCTTTTTTTACCCGACCAGCTGCCACATCTAAACACGGAATTAATCGTTTTGCGAGCATTTGTCAACCTCCGCTAGGGCCGCTAACGTAACGGTTCCTTCATACAAGGCCTTCCCAATAATGGCGTCTTGAATTCCCATTGCCTGCAGTGTTTGTATATCGGCAATATCACGAATCCCGCCACTGGCAATGAGCGTTGCTTGTGGTAACTTGGCTTTAAGTGCAGCTAATAAGGTGACATTAGGCCCCTGCATCGTGCCATCGCGCGCCACGTCCGTCACAACAAACTGCTTGGCGCCACTCGCCATCATCGTTGCCATCAAGGTGCTCATCTTCGTTTCGGATTGTTCTAACCAACCATTGATTGCAACTTGACCGTGATTTCCATCCACGCCAATCACAATGCGGTCAGCCCCAAAATCAGCCAGCAACCGTTGCACCAAGGCTGGCTGAGTTAATGCTGCCGATCCGATAATTAAACGGTCAACCCCTAACTTTAAGTAACGGGCAGCTAAGTCATAACGACGAATCCCGCCACCCAGTTCTAAGGTTCCGGTAAAAGCTTGCCGAATCGCCGTAACGGTCGCTAAATTTTCTGGTTGCCCCGACTTGGCCCCATCTAAATCAACTAAGTGTAATTGTCCTAATCGTGCGACTTGGATTTGCTGCGCTTGTTTCACTGGGTCGGCATTAATGAGGGTCTTCTGGGTAAAATCACCTTGATACAGGCGGACACTTTGGCCGGCTTTTAAATCAATTGCTGGAAAAATCATTTGCACTCACCATTTTCTTAAAAGTTGCTAACTGGTCTAAGCCAACTTGACCACTCTTTTCAGGATGAAATTGCATCCCAATCACGTTTTCTTTTTGCACGATACTTGGCACAGTCACGCCATGTTGAACACTGGCAACAATCTGATTAGCTGGACTAACGGCATAATACGAATGCACAAAATAAGTATACGCACCGTCAATCCCAACAAAAGGCGTTATCGGCTGTTGCACATGGTTCTCATTCCAGCCCATTTGTGGCACTTTCACTCCTAAATCGGTCGGCAAAGCGGCCACGTTCCCGGTTAACAAACCCAGACCGGGATGCACCCCATATTCAGTGCTGCTCTCAAATAATAACTGCATGCCCAAACAAATCCCGAGCATCGGTTTACCGTTGCGGCCCAAACGTTGTAATACCGGGACAAGTTGTCGATTAGCCAAAGCCTGCATCGCAGCTGCAAAGGCCCCCACACCGGGTAAAATAATGGCCTCAGCTTGGGTTAAAACGGCTGGATCAGCGGTTAGAACCGTCGGCACCTTTAAATACGTCAAGGCTTTTTGAAGATTACGGGTATTGCCCGTATCATAATCTACAATTGCAAACATCTAAATCACACCCTTGGTAGAATTGACCCCAATAATATCTGGATTAACCGTGACGGCTGTCCGCATCGCGCGACCGAAAGCTTTAAACAAGCTTTCAATTTTGTGATGGGTATTGCGGCCATATAAAATCCGCGCATGTAAATTCATTTCGGTTGCAAATGCGACGGCTTGAAAGAAATCTTCAATCGTTTCCGTATCGAGACCACCTAAGCGGGGATTAGTTAGTTCCGCATCAAACACCAGATATGACCGGCCACTTAAATCTACACTCACTTGTCCCAGCGTTTCATCCATTGGGACAAATTCAGTCCCGTAGCGTTCAATGCCAACTTTATTACCCAACGCTTGCTTGAAGCATTCACCTAAGACAATGCCGGTATCTTCGGTCGTATGATGCGGATCGACAGCCAAGTCCCCATGCGCTTTGACAACCAGACCAAAGCGACCATGTTTTGCAAATAAAGTCAGCATGTGATTCAAAAAGCCAATCCCGGTATCAATCTGAATCCCACTTTGTTCGTCCAAATTTAAGCTAATTTCAATTTGCGTTTCTTTAGTTTCACGTTTAATTGTTGCTTGTCGCATCTGCTTGACCTCCTAGTCGTAATACGTGTCAAAGCGAGCTTCAATCGCACGCGCATGACCCTCTAAACCTTCAACCCGCGCTAATGTCGTAATCGCATCTGCTTCTTTGGCTAACGCCGCACGCGTATATTGTACGAATGAGGTACGCTTGACAAAGTCGTAGACCCCGAGTGGTGAGGAAAATCGCGCCGTCCCACTGGTTGGTAAGATATGGTTGGGCCCCGCCACATAATCTCCAAGCGGTTCCGAGGCGTAACGGCCTAAGAAGACTGAACCAGCATTCTTAATCAAGCTCAAATATTGCGTTGGATTTTCCAATTGAATCTCCAAATGTTCTGGCGCCACTGTGTTCATCAGGTCAAACATCGCAGTTACTTGATCCACCACTGCAATGAACCCTTTATTATTAACCGCCGCCGTCGCGATTTCAGTTCGTGGTAAAACTTTCAATTGCCGCGTCACGTTATCACTAACGGCTTGAGCTAATTTAGGACTATCCGTAATTAAAATGGGTCGCGCCAACGGATCATGTTCCGCTTGGCTGAGTAAATCAGCCGCTAATTCACGTGGCTTGGCACTATCATCCGCAATAATGCCAATTTCCGATGGGCCAGCCACCATATCAATCGCAACCTGACCAAAGACTTGCTTTTTCGCCGTTGCAACGAAGACATTCCCCGGACCGATAATCTTATCAACTTGTGGAATTGATTCAGTCCCATAAGCTAAGGCCGCAATCGCTTGGGCACCGCCAACTTGATAAATGGCATCCACCCCCGCAATTTTGGCCGCCGCTAATACTGCGGGATTAATCCCATCTTTTTGTGGTGGGGTGACCATGATAATTTCATTGACGCCAGCAATCTTAGCCGGTAAGGCACTCATCAAAATAGTGGAGGGATAAGCGGCAGTACCACCTGGCACATAGAGTCCAACCCGATTCAATGGTAATAGCTTCTGCCCTCGTAAAACACCTGGTTGCTCAGTATCCATAAAGCCAGTCGTCTTTTCCTTTTCATGAAAGCTCGTAATGTTACGCTTGGCTAACATTAATGCTGCCTTCACTTGGGGGTCTAATTGCTCATATGCTGCATCAATGGTCGCTGCTGATAATTTAAACGCCTCAATATCAATTTGATCAAATTGCTTTTCATAAGCTTTTAAAGCTGTATCGCCTTCTTTAATCACCCGGGCAATAATTTTTTGAACGACTAAGCCTACTTTTTCGTCTGTTAATTGTTGTGTTTTAGTTTGGATCAATTTTTTTAAGGTCGCTAAATCTTCATTAATAATTTTCATGACAAACACTCCTTTGGTTGCGCCACGACTGTCGCTAAGCGGTCAACTAACTCATAAATAGCGCTTTGATGTTGTTTCAACGCCAGACGATTCACGACTAAGCGCGTCGAGACCGTCTGTAAATAATCATAAATCTGTAAGTGGTTCTCACGGATAGTCGTCCCAGTCTCCGTAATATCCACAATGGCATCAGCTAACCCGGTTAGCGGGGCCAATTCCACTGAGCCTTCGATTTTAATAATCTCTACATCTTGCCCT
This region of Lactobacillus sp. CBA3605 genomic DNA includes:
- a CDS encoding ABC transporter permease, with the translated sequence MSMIVSSIGQGLLWAILGIALFLTFRILDFPDMTVEGTFPLGAATAVTAIAHGMDPYTATLLAFVTGAAAGLITGLLYTKGKIPILLAGILVMTACLSVNLRIMGSANVSLLGKQTIFANHFLASLPKYFDSVFVGLVVIAVVTVLLILFLQTNLGQAFIVTGDNRMMARSIGINTDNMTIMGLMVSNGMIGMGGALIAQNNGYADVNMGIGIIVIALASIIIGEVVFGDLTLNQRLIAVTLGSILYRFVLLIVLQLGFSTNDLNLLSAIILAVCLMLPQASKKLHLNHLLKKGVAKYDEN
- a CDS encoding ABC transporter ATP-binding protein, giving the protein MTKTKTPLLALKDIVTRVNVGTPNEVMILRHLNLDIYNGDFVTVLGSNGAGKSTLFNTISGELPVNSGSIYLNEHDITSLSVEKRTAFLARVFQDPKMGTAPRMTVAENLLLASQRGQHRTLRLRRLKQQLPHFKDLTATMNNGLSDRLNTATENLSGGQRQALSFLMATAQRPDLLLLDEHTAALDPKTSAELMRQTNERVTQEKLTCLMITHHLDDALKYGNRLIVLDQGKIKFDVQGAEKAQLTKEKLLTFFDTID
- a CDS encoding FAD-dependent oxidoreductase codes for the protein MKVIVVGSSHGGYETVRGILAEQPDTEIQWYEKGDFLSFLSCGMQLYLEGTVKDVNSVRYATPKDMTAQGVHVFVEQEITKVDPVAHTVHVVNHVTGAERDETYDKLVLSVGAVPFELPVPGHDLKNIYAMRGRDWAIKLKAKTVDPDIKNVVIIGSGYIGIEAAEVFAKAGKHVTVIDLLPRLLSLYLDTEFTEVLTTEMAEHGIQAATGQSVKSFAGAAGKVTKVVTDQGEYPADLVVSAAGIRANTAWLKDTIDLDAHGLITINDYLQTSDPDIFAVGDATLVPFAPTGQANRIALATNARRQGRFAAKNLLGTKIAMPAVSGSSALSVFDYHFASTGIKAGTAKNFDLQTKSVLITDTAQPKFVPTAAGNAKVWFKLTFDAATGRILGAQIMSKANVTANINTIALAIQAKLTVYDLAYTDFFFQPGFDRPWNIMNVAAQAAVKALQ
- a CDS encoding NAD(P)-dependent oxidoreductase, producing MQLGWIGTGVMGAAIVKNLMAAGHTLTVYNRTKSKTDALVAQGATWAETPAAVAAASDVVFTMVGFPKDVEQVYFGEQGIFSQLAAGKTVIDMTTSQPKLAVKIAAYAQKHGIQALDAPVSGGDIGAQKATLTVMVGGDEATYTAMLPLFQILGHKVNYFGAAGTGQHAKMANQIMIAGTMTGLTEMLLYTEAAGLDPEKVLATLSSGGADNWSMENYVPRILKADYTPGFFARHFLKDLRIALTEADAMGLDLVATAQAKRLYEVMVDVKGLGSQGTQGLINSYR
- a CDS encoding TerC family protein encodes the protein MLHFVEQLYGPFFSGANWSQVITSPNDWLVILSLAIIECLLSVDNAVVLAAQTQRLDNLQEREKSLFYGLWGAYIFRFLIIGIGTYLISFWEIKVLGAAYLIYLVYRFFTQHQSKPERAPRGRRFFGLSQFWSVVIQIEMMDIIFSIDSVLASLAISDNPVIVLIGGMIGIACMRGIAEIIMRLMRKIPELEPMAYGLIVIIAFKLFVSIPAIGWDIPAAAFGIIVLAAFVMTMVIHFIRQRHQKAD
- the hisC gene encoding histidinol-phosphate transaminase → MKESVRKLQPYIPEKPLATLQAELGLSRLVRLSANENPYGTSPQVATAIKNWDWTMSNRYPDGNATALRQVLASQLAVDPAQLVFSVGLDEMIAMVSRTFLAPGDQVLVSAPTFSEYALHAEIEGASLVSVPTLATGQVDFDALVAAVTPQVKSVWLCNPNNPTGTVESLAAIEAFVQQVPSTTMVLIDEAYLDFATDAAAITALHLPEKWPNVVVMRTFSKAYGLANFRVGYAVFSTQLAPTMQAVRLPYNLNTLTQVAAIAAAKDQSFLQATVAKNAAERQLWQQFFDQQQIHYDQSAANFIFFEYPQAAQLAAYLLHQGYSLRTGLQPNWLRMTFGTAADGQKLRQLIARYADK
- the hisE gene encoding phosphoribosyl-ATP diphosphatase, whose translation is MQDMEALYQLIANRQKTPKKGSYTDYLFTEGLDKILKKVGEEATEVVVAAKNPDDDALVYETADLFYHVLVLLVQRGVSFDQIKVELAKREGEMSDFKDRPEIKNR
- the hisI gene encoding phosphoribosyl-AMP cyclohydrolase, which encodes MTAKPDFEKGQGLVTTVITDARTKAVLMVAWMNAESYQQTLTSGETWFWSRSRQALWHKGATSGNRQTVVSIKLDCDNDTLLIAVNPAGPACHTGHTSCFFQTIQDKRG
- the hisF gene encoding imidazole glycerol phosphate synthase subunit HisF translates to MLAKRLIPCLDVAAGRVKKGVNFVNLTDVGDPVAIAAAYQQQGADELVFLDISATNEHRKTMVDLVEQVSAQVFMPLTIGGGIGSVTDMQRLLRAGADKIAINSAAVADPQLIAAGAKKFGNQCIVVAIDVAWDDQAQDYRVYTHGGQQKTALSAVAWAKQAVALGAGELLVTSMDCDGTKAGFDLRLYQQLGGAVAVPIIASGGAGQLADFVTVFQQASVDGALAASVFHYGELTIGQVKQVLKTKGVVVR
- the hisA gene encoding 1-(5-phosphoribosyl)-5-[(5-phosphoribosylamino)methylideneamino]imidazole-4-carboxamide isomerase, whose protein sequence is MIFPAIDLKAGQSVRLYQGDFTQKTLINADPVKQAQQIQVARLGQLHLVDLDGAKSGQPENLATVTAIRQAFTGTLELGGGIRRYDLAARYLKLGVDRLIIGSAALTQPALVQRLLADFGADRIVIGVDGNHGQVAINGWLEQSETKMSTLMATMMASGAKQFVVTDVARDGTMQGPNVTLLAALKAKLPQATLIASGGIRDIADIQTLQAMGIQDAIIGKALYEGTVTLAALAEVDKCSQND
- the hisH gene encoding imidazole glycerol phosphate synthase subunit HisH; the encoded protein is MFAIVDYDTGNTRNLQKALTYLKVPTVLTADPAVLTQAEAIILPGVGAFAAAMQALANRQLVPVLQRLGRNGKPMLGICLGMQLLFESSTEYGVHPGLGLLTGNVAALPTDLGVKVPQMGWNENHVQQPITPFVGIDGAYTYFVHSYYAVSPANQIVASVQHGVTVPSIVQKENVIGMQFHPEKSGQVGLDQLATFKKMVSANDFSSN
- the hisB gene encoding imidazoleglycerol-phosphate dehydratase HisB, producing the protein MRQATIKRETKETQIEISLNLDEQSGIQIDTGIGFLNHMLTLFAKHGRFGLVVKAHGDLAVDPHHTTEDTGIVLGECFKQALGNKVGIERYGTEFVPMDETLGQVSVDLSGRSYLVFDAELTNPRLGGLDTETIEDFFQAVAFATEMNLHARILYGRNTHHKIESLFKAFGRAMRTAVTVNPDIIGVNSTKGVI
- the hisD gene encoding histidinol dehydrogenase; its protein translation is MKIINEDLATLKKLIQTKTQQLTDEKVGLVVQKIIARVIKEGDTALKAYEKQFDQIDIEAFKLSAATIDAAYEQLDPQVKAALMLAKRNITSFHEKEKTTGFMDTEQPGVLRGQKLLPLNRVGLYVPGGTAAYPSTILMSALPAKIAGVNEIIMVTPPQKDGINPAVLAAAKIAGVDAIYQVGGAQAIAALAYGTESIPQVDKIIGPGNVFVATAKKQVFGQVAIDMVAGPSEIGIIADDSAKPRELAADLLSQAEHDPLARPILITDSPKLAQAVSDNVTRQLKVLPRTEIATAAVNNKGFIAVVDQVTAMFDLMNTVAPEHLEIQLENPTQYLSLIKNAGSVFLGRYASEPLGDYVAGPNHILPTSGTARFSSPLGVYDFVKRTSFVQYTRAALAKEADAITTLARVEGLEGHARAIEARFDTYYD